One genomic window of Actinomycetota bacterium includes the following:
- a CDS encoding PAS domain-containing sensor histidine kinase, with product MDRALPPHRSRSTLAVLGGCAAALILAYALVPRGILPRAMLSHGAVGGVALLSGVVVIHAARRPGGWRAGLGLGAALALIGAFEALFLVRDLLRAPTGPAGGTLLPAIVVGAVAILLVALFWFELRVHFDSQGRREVMADVGLTAVAAASVLYPLLRPSGQPSGEAVASSALFACSAMLVLVAWAALALRRPSPMHLGLFLVVGSFAGSTLGFGFEWIRHHYLAGQAAVDLSLGLGALAAAALLVVEPTLASPRPRDGRGWSRTALSAMSVIGTCVSLVAISQLELRGGGRPVEAGLLVGLPTLALAGRIVITLSRVSRTSEATARVLEQKDRALSDAGAGLARLTELHLSLAESEERLRMLVDAAADGIVELDAAGVIRRANDAFCLMVGLSQSRVLVRTWESLAEEVEGPAGSLAELPETGQAVLQRSGQALYLEARSSELPGRHPGRILVVRDVTAARVADQTIRSLLQFLQDRDEDRTRLLKRTNTAIEAERNRIARDLHDGPVQGVSAASLSLEAVLMLLRSGSVDKAVAMLTKIRGEISEETENLRRLMSDLRPPVLDERGLVPALRDVLARFGRDAGVRTRFAGRAMVEVPPDVETLAYRIVQEALTNAGKHAGATEVGVSVEAVAGRLSVEIVDDGGGFDPGSARDFLRAGRVGLASMRERTELGGGTLLVHSTPGGGTTIVATLPLDPTAVPAESAFA from the coding sequence ATGGATCGCGCGCTTCCTCCTCACCGCAGCCGCTCCACGCTGGCCGTCCTGGGCGGCTGCGCCGCGGCATTGATCCTGGCCTACGCACTGGTCCCCAGGGGCATCCTGCCGCGCGCGATGCTGTCCCACGGGGCCGTCGGCGGGGTGGCCCTGCTGTCCGGCGTGGTGGTCATCCACGCGGCCCGCCGCCCCGGAGGATGGAGGGCGGGGCTGGGCCTGGGAGCGGCCCTGGCGCTGATCGGGGCGTTCGAGGCACTGTTCCTGGTCCGCGACCTGCTGCGTGCGCCCACCGGCCCCGCAGGCGGCACGCTCCTCCCCGCGATCGTCGTCGGCGCGGTGGCCATCCTGCTGGTGGCGCTGTTCTGGTTCGAGCTGAGGGTCCATTTCGACTCACAGGGCCGCCGGGAGGTCATGGCCGACGTGGGGCTGACCGCCGTGGCCGCGGCGTCGGTCCTGTACCCCCTGCTTCGCCCGTCCGGTCAGCCGAGCGGCGAGGCCGTGGCGTCCAGCGCCCTGTTCGCCTGCTCGGCCATGCTGGTGCTGGTGGCGTGGGCGGCGCTGGCCCTTCGGAGGCCGTCCCCCATGCACCTCGGCCTGTTCCTGGTGGTGGGATCCTTCGCCGGCTCGACGCTCGGGTTCGGCTTCGAGTGGATCCGCCACCACTATCTGGCCGGCCAGGCCGCCGTCGACCTGTCCCTGGGGCTCGGCGCCCTGGCCGCGGCCGCCCTGCTGGTGGTGGAGCCCACCCTGGCGTCGCCGCGGCCCCGGGACGGGCGGGGCTGGAGCCGAACCGCGCTCTCGGCGATGTCGGTCATCGGGACGTGCGTCAGCCTGGTGGCCATCTCGCAGCTGGAGCTCCGAGGAGGGGGGCGGCCCGTCGAGGCCGGGCTGCTGGTGGGGCTCCCCACGCTCGCCCTGGCGGGGAGGATCGTGATCACGCTGTCACGGGTCAGCCGGACCAGCGAGGCCACCGCCAGGGTCCTGGAGCAGAAAGACCGCGCGCTGTCGGACGCCGGGGCTGGACTGGCCCGGCTCACCGAGCTGCACCTTTCCCTGGCGGAATCCGAGGAACGGTTGCGGATGCTGGTGGACGCGGCGGCGGACGGGATCGTCGAGCTCGACGCCGCCGGGGTGATCCGGCGGGCCAACGACGCGTTCTGTCTCATGGTGGGCCTGTCCCAGAGCCGCGTGCTGGTCCGGACGTGGGAGAGCCTGGCGGAGGAGGTCGAGGGGCCTGCCGGCTCGCTGGCGGAGCTTCCGGAGACCGGGCAGGCGGTCCTCCAGCGGAGCGGACAGGCCCTCTACCTGGAAGCCCGCTCATCCGAGCTTCCCGGCCGTCACCCGGGGCGGATCCTGGTGGTGCGGGACGTCACCGCCGCCCGGGTCGCCGACCAGACCATCCGCTCGCTGCTCCAGTTCCTCCAGGACCGGGACGAGGACCGGACCCGCCTGCTGAAGCGGACCAACACCGCGATCGAGGCGGAACGAAACCGCATCGCCCGGGACCTCCACGACGGGCCGGTGCAGGGCGTCTCGGCGGCTTCCCTTTCGCTCGAGGCGGTCCTGATGCTGCTGCGCTCGGGATCCGTGGACAAGGCCGTGGCCATGCTCACCAAGATCCGGGGGGAGATCTCCGAGGAGACCGAGAACCTTCGCCGGCTGATGTCGGACCTCCGCCCGCCGGTGCTGGACGAGCGGGGCCTGGTGCCGGCGCTGCGCGATGTCCTGGCCCGGTTCGGACGCGATGCCGGCGTGCGCACGCGGTTCGCCGGGAGGGCCATGGTGGAGGTCCCCCCGGACGTGGAGACGCTGGCCTACCGCATCGTGCAGGAAGCGCTCACCAACGCCGGCAAGCACGCCGGTGCCACCGAGGTGGGGGTGTCGGTGGAGGCCGTCGCGGGCCGGCTGAGCGTGGAGATCGTGGACGACGGCGGGGGCTTCGACCCCGGATCCGCGCGGGACTTCCTCCGGGCGGGCCGGGTGGGCCTGGCGTCGATGCGCGAGCGGACCGAGCTCGGAGGAGGCACGCTGCTGGTGCATTCCACGCCGGGAGGGGGGACCACGATCGTGGCCACGCTGCCCCTGGACCCGACCGCCGTCCCGGCGGAGTCGGCGTTCGCGTGA
- a CDS encoding response regulator transcription factor has translation MSATAAEPRSRAMTIKVAIADDHSLVRQGLRRYLDTAEDIEVVGEAANGEEAITLIDRASPDIVLLDIRMPEMDGLEAARKIRERFPKVGVIMLTAYDDRQFVVEAVRAGARGYVLKARDAEHLIQTVRLVAGGNMVIDPQLVVALAEELSTVKERDRKAETLTAREIEVLQLLAFGHTNRDIAEKLFISPDTVKTHLEHIFEKLGASDRTAAVAEALRRRLIE, from the coding sequence ATGTCTGCGACGGCGGCCGAGCCGCGGAGCCGGGCCATGACCATCAAGGTCGCGATCGCCGACGACCACTCCCTGGTCCGCCAGGGCCTGCGTCGCTACCTGGACACCGCGGAGGACATCGAGGTCGTGGGCGAGGCGGCGAACGGCGAGGAGGCAATCACCCTCATCGACCGGGCCTCCCCGGACATCGTCCTGCTGGACATCCGGATGCCCGAGATGGACGGCCTGGAGGCCGCCCGCAAGATCCGGGAGCGCTTCCCCAAGGTCGGCGTGATCATGCTGACCGCGTACGACGACCGCCAGTTCGTGGTGGAGGCCGTGCGCGCCGGTGCCCGAGGCTATGTCCTGAAGGCCCGAGACGCCGAGCACCTCATCCAGACGGTGCGCCTGGTGGCCGGCGGCAACATGGTCATCGACCCGCAGCTGGTGGTGGCCCTGGCCGAGGAGCTGTCCACGGTCAAGGAACGCGACCGCAAGGCCGAGACGCTCACCGCCCGGGAGATCGAGGTCCTCCAGCTGCTGGCCTTCGGGCACACCAACCGGGACATCGCGGAGAAGCTGTTCATCTCGCCGGACACCGTGAAGACGCATCTCGAGCACATCTTCGAGAAGCTCGGGGCCTCGGACCGCACCGCGGCCGTGGCCGAAGCGCTCCGCCGCCGCCTCATCGAGTGA
- a CDS encoding DUF421 domain-containing protein, giving the protein MQIVVRAAVMYFFVWFLTRAMGKKEMAQLSVFEMILAVTMGDLIQQGVTQEDQSLTGAMLAVGTIGMLVVLFSFVAYKTPRTRSAIEGIPVILVRDGKPVQRAMQYERISLDEVKDAARAQGIETLAQVKLAILEPGGTFSFLKADGQDDQQGEPAKKE; this is encoded by the coding sequence ATGCAGATCGTGGTCCGCGCGGCGGTCATGTACTTCTTCGTGTGGTTCCTGACCCGGGCCATGGGTAAGAAGGAGATGGCCCAGCTGTCGGTGTTCGAGATGATCCTGGCGGTCACCATGGGCGACCTCATCCAGCAGGGGGTCACCCAGGAGGACCAGTCCCTGACCGGAGCCATGCTCGCGGTCGGCACGATCGGCATGCTGGTGGTGCTCTTCTCGTTCGTGGCCTACAAGACACCGAGGACGCGTTCGGCCATCGAGGGGATCCCGGTGATCCTGGTCCGCGACGGCAAGCCGGTGCAGCGGGCCATGCAGTACGAGCGGATCAGCCTGGACGAGGTGAAGGACGCCGCGCGAGCCCAGGGCATCGAGACCCTGGCCCAGGTCAAGCTGGCCATCCTGGAGCCCGGCGGGACCTTCTCGTTCCTGAAGGCCGATGGCCAGGACGACCAGCAGGGCGAGCCCGCCAAGAAGGAGTAG